One Burkholderia sp. PAMC 26561 genomic window carries:
- a CDS encoding carbon-nitrogen hydrolase family protein has product MFKAAVVQASSVPFEPMKSAEKAANLIRNAAREGATLAVFPEAFLGGYPKGASFGTVVGKRTEAGRSHFLSYMEGAVTLDGPELALVAEVATETGVHVVIGVIERLGRTLYCTGVTLVPGKGVAGYHRKLMPTGQERIIWGFGDGSTIAPVDTPLGSIGTVICWENYMPALRQAMYAQGTELYCAPTADDRATWAPSMVHIALEGRVHVLSACQAIRLGKYPPFYREDFCMEAGVDDFIMRGGSMIVDPLGKVLAGPVFDTETILYADIDTAIGRASNLDFDVAGHYSRPEVFHLSVNTAPMPPVTFAPK; this is encoded by the coding sequence ATGTTCAAAGCTGCTGTAGTCCAGGCTTCGTCGGTTCCTTTCGAGCCGATGAAGAGCGCCGAAAAAGCCGCCAATCTGATTCGCAACGCTGCTCGCGAAGGCGCGACGCTCGCCGTGTTTCCAGAGGCATTTCTCGGTGGCTATCCGAAGGGTGCGTCGTTCGGCACCGTGGTCGGCAAGCGTACCGAAGCGGGCCGCTCGCATTTTCTCAGCTACATGGAAGGCGCGGTGACGCTCGACGGTCCCGAGCTTGCGCTGGTCGCCGAGGTCGCGACAGAGACGGGCGTGCACGTGGTGATTGGCGTGATCGAGCGCTTGGGACGCACGCTGTACTGCACGGGGGTGACGCTCGTGCCGGGCAAAGGCGTCGCGGGCTACCATCGCAAGCTTATGCCGACGGGACAGGAGCGCATCATCTGGGGTTTCGGTGACGGCTCTACAATTGCGCCGGTCGATACGCCGCTCGGCAGTATTGGCACCGTCATATGCTGGGAGAACTACATGCCGGCCCTCCGGCAGGCTATGTATGCGCAAGGCACGGAGTTGTATTGCGCGCCGACCGCCGACGATCGCGCGACCTGGGCGCCGTCGATGGTGCACATCGCCCTTGAGGGCCGCGTGCATGTGTTGAGTGCGTGCCAGGCCATCCGGCTGGGCAAATACCCGCCGTTTTATCGCGAAGACTTTTGTATGGAGGCGGGCGTCGACGATTTCATCATGCGCGGCGGCAGCATGATCGTCGATCCGCTCGGCAAGGTGCTTGCCGGACCCGTGTTCGACACAGAGACGATTCTTTACGCGGATATCGATACCGCTATCGGCCGCGCCAGCAATCTCGACTTCGATGTGGCCGGCCACTACTCGCGGCCGGAAGTGTTCCATCTGTCGGTCAATACCGCGCCGATGCCGCCGGTGACATTCGCGCCGAAGTAA
- a CDS encoding DUF4148 domain-containing protein: protein MKLSTIIVAAALAVPALSAFAQSQPLTRADVKAQLVQVERAGYNPTTDRTTYPAEIQAADAKIAARNDQASYGGVADTSSASGAYHAPAFTGTANGVKPVYFGH from the coding sequence ATGAAACTTTCAACCATCATCGTTGCAGCTGCGCTGGCTGTCCCTGCTCTCTCCGCATTCGCTCAAAGTCAACCGCTGACTCGCGCTGATGTGAAGGCGCAGCTCGTTCAGGTCGAACGGGCCGGTTACAACCCGACGACGGACCGTACGACGTATCCGGCAGAGATTCAGGCGGCCGACGCGAAGATCGCAGCTCGGAATGACCAAGCCAGTTACGGTGGCGTTGCGGATACCTCTTCAGCATCGGGTGCCTATCACGCACCGGCATTTACGGGCACAGCGAACGGAGTCAAGCCGGTCTATTTCGGTCACTAA